One stretch of Cydia pomonella isolate Wapato2018A chromosome 24, ilCydPomo1, whole genome shotgun sequence DNA includes these proteins:
- the LOC133531220 gene encoding LOW QUALITY PROTEIN: zinc finger protein 570-like (The sequence of the model RefSeq protein was modified relative to this genomic sequence to represent the inferred CDS: inserted 1 base in 1 codon), with protein sequence MEDSMALENTLHTDSNYQVTDSVTIKEELDNNIVIEEHNVELQLKMEKEDPYQNIQLEIKQEPEPVNFRKYIESKILEEFKVQSEVDSILPIIDPEEEEKVKQECLADDAMISYDFPNFDDGSVGARSMETGSMDSNDATALGNVETCLQEDGVSVKYENDEYDDPRINVKEERDLTVTETHLISNKVFNTTSTITNPQDGLIQSQTTKTLVMEIHPMSHSGSVPLSKIGNPEEILPTNEIEYDDFQLNSITGNELTLEQEAYGLLKAKKKKTDPEKTHQCPKCVNRYRSAASLKTHLSVHASIENRAKGVIQGQKTRRLNRLKAERQYRRELKKEMKQQEQYLKTKIEKKKMKKKPAEPVKKEGYECTCGKVFRRRSRMETCLRSHNLFAEEKTYPCHTCAKNFKDKAELTLHRRRFHTKKKFPCKFCPTDYNTPKELFRHLQIHQKVQLMEYKVISEIVKGKKKMRCFMCSKTCTELSELKSHVMDDHKEPYICPHCQQTFXKIIDFANHTKTSHPEVEGQSVLDVLEAFSKLVQAWKCEECELQFHEADKLARHQIEKHSREVKSELQFQCTDCQRVFITQKGLTSHRRVHHSTEAPEVSDIIEKGIMCLECRKICKDMNALTSHMRLHSPDRKYPCKFCDFRFATPEKRKTHAEIHTGDMKYVCFICEYQCTSENRLKQHKLSAKHSNMKEYLLTGKIHNESTSKQDEIKASQTKSVKKKKKEGTEEIEATCEVCGEKFPSEETMLEHKQTHPFIEFPNEDTPSRIFFK encoded by the exons ATGGAAG ACTCGATGGCCTTAGAAAATACCCTCCATACAGACTCAAACTACCAAGTAACAGATAGTGTAACAATTAAGGAGGAGTTGGATAATAACATAGTTATAGAAGAACACAATGTAGAACTACAATTAAAAATGGAAAAGGAAGATCCCTATCAAAATATCCAACTAGAAATAAAGCAAGAACCAGAACCAGTTAATTTCAGGAAATATATAGAGAGTAAGATACTAGAAGAGTTTAAAGTACAAAGTGAAGTAGATTCAATACTGCCTATAATAGATccggaagaagaagaaaaggtGAAGCAAGAATGTTTGGCTGATGATGCTATGATATCATATGATTTCCCAAATTTTGATGATGGGAGTGTCGGGGCTCGGAGTATGGAGACAGGGAGTATGGACAGCAATGATGCGACTGCTCTTGGGAATGTGGAAACGTGTCTGCAGGAGGATGGGGTCAGTGTTAAATACGAAAATGATGAATATGAT gaCCCTCGCATAAACGTGAAAGAAGAAAGAGATTTGACAGTAACAGAAACACATCTAATCTCAAATAAAGTGTTCAACACAACCTCAACTATCACCAACCCGCAGGACGGGCTTATACAATCACAGACCACCAAAACACTAGTCATGGAAATACACCCCATGTCACATAGTGGCAGTGTCCCACTATCTAAGATAGGGAATCCGGAAGAAATCCTACCCACCAATGAAATAGAATATGACGACTTCCAACTAAACTCTATCACAGGAAATGAATTAACGCTAGAGCAAGAGGCTTATGGACTTTTAAAGGCGAAGAAGAAAAAGACTGATCCAGAAAAGACACACCAATGTCCTAAGTGTGTGAATAGGTACCGTAGTGCAGCGTCCCTTAAAACCCATCTGTCAGTGCATGCCAGTATAGAAAATCGCGCTAAAGGTGTCATTCAAGGGCAGAAAACTAGACGTTTGAATAGATTAAAAGCGGAAAGACAATACAGAAGAGAACTAAAAAAAGAGATGAAACAGCAGGAACAATATCTTAAGACTAAgatagaaaagaaaaaaatgaaaaagaaaccTGCAGAACCAGTTAAGAAGGAAGGCTATGAATGCACTTGCGGAAAGGTGTTCAGAAGACGAAGCCGCATGGAAACTTGTTTAAGATCACATAACTTGTTTGCTGAAGAAAAAACATACCCTTGCCATACATGTGCAAAGAATTTCAAAGACAAAGCAGAACTAACGCTGCACAGAAGACGATTCCACACTAAGAAAAAGTTCCCATGTAAATTCTGCCCCACAGACTACAACACGCCTAAAGAGCTCTTCAGGCATTTACAAATACATCAGAAAGTTCAGTTAATGGAATACAAAGTTATTTCAGAAATTGTTAAAGGAAAAAAGAAGATGAGGTGTTTTATGTGTTCTAAAACTTGTACGGAACTTTCAGAGTTGAAGTCCCATGTCATGGACGACCATAAGGAGCCTTACATTTGTCCGCATTGCCAGCAAACAT ctaaaataatagattttgCCAATCACACAAAAACATCACATCCCGAGGTGGAAGGCCAATCAGTCTTAGACGTCCTAGAAGCGTTTTCAAAACTAGTACAAGCATGGAAATGTGAAGAATGTGAACTACAGTTCCACGAGGCAGACAAACTAGCAAGGCATCAGATAGAGAAGCACAGTCGGGAAGTCAAATCAGAGCTACAATTCCAATGTACAGATTGTCAAAGAGTTTTCATCACACAGAAAGGTCTCACATCACATAGAAGAGTACATCACAGCACAGAAGCACCTGAAGTCAGTGACATTATCGAAAAGGGAATAATGTGTTTAGAATGTAGGAAAATATGCAAAGATATGAACGCTTTAACTTCACACATGAGGTTGCATTCTCCGGATAGAAAGTATCCATGCAAATTTTGTGATTTTCGCTTCGCAACTCCTGAGAAAAGGAAAACGCATGCTGAAATTCATACAGGTGATAtgaaatatgtttgttttatttgtgaATATCAGTGTACATCGGAAAATAGGCTTAAACAGCACAAATTATCAGCGAagcattcgaatatgaaggaaTATTTATTAACCGGTAAAATTCATAATGAGTCCACATCTAAGCAAGATGAAATCAAAGCGTCTCAAACGAAAAGTGTtaagaaaaagaagaaagaaggTACAGAGGAGATAGAAGCGACATGTGAAGTGTGCGGGGAGAAGTTCCCAAGTGAAGAGACAATGTTGGAACATAAACAGACACATCCTTTCATCGAGTTCCCTAATGAAGATACGCCTAGTAGGATATTCTTTAAGTAG
- the LOC133531218 gene encoding PR domain zinc finger protein 15-like isoform X2: MASSVDLKVVIQHIVNGTLADNLCLICLKPLDELNEHILTTICKEGKEYCIADVLEQVCQVKFSDVIQNRVCSDCFVTASAAYKFFLSTKRSQEILNFYTEELQQNMDFINTDLQNSEDSICISLPLFTPSIEAYDYDLEGLALQNSRDNADDNSDSEKHTFAIKTEDSIVVKKEVIDEDDDNVIVVMNDKKPSFLKPQDGNLVLVDKVEEKKYMKMFGYSDKVKIEVEVEKSKQRRKRRPMSYMFCSQCPVKYRFGAKLKDHMKTEHNIDLFLCQVCKATMEDEQEFNNHLKTHTNTHICAICNMVFKKRDTIISHLKKHEAMDQSTMAGSHICELCGQVLADEEHLRQHYEKKHDKKYTCYYCGKMYKGEISFDSHIKKHEEHLRVKNTNLTPATKPQEKPPKKKKRFHCDLCGGNFVDERALLWHTRLHTNERPHICDICGRGFVSVNRRNQHAKCAHSAPSRRCPLCPSLFHLRSMVNTHIKKVSYIQVSADAARSVNRRNQHAKCAHSAPSRRCPLCPSLFHLRSMVNTHIKKVSYIQVSADAARSVNRRNQHAKCAHSAPSRRCPLCPSLFHLRSMVNTHIKKVSYIQVSADAARSVNRRNQHAKCAHSAPSRRCPLCPSLFHLRSMVNTHIKEGELHTGVCRRGSVSEPPQPARQVRALRSVPALPAVPLAVPPALHGQHAHQEGELHTGVCRRGSVSEPPQPARQVRALRSVPALPAVPLAVPPALHGQHAHQEGELHTGVCRRGSVSEPPQPARQVRALRSVPALPAVPLAVPPALHGQHAHQEGTS, from the exons ATGGCGAGTTCCGTGGACCTTAAAGTTGTTATCCAACACATCGTAAACGGTACCTTGGCAGATAATTTGTGTCTAATTTGCTTGAAGCCGCTGGATGAGCTGAATGAACATATTTTGACTACAATATGCAAAGAAGGAAAGGAATATTGCATAGCAGATGTTTTAGAGCAGGTTTGCCAAGTTAAG TTTTCAGATGTAATTCAAAACAGAGTGTGTTCCGATTGCTTTGTAACAGCATCAGCTGCCTATAAATTCTTTCTCTCGACCAAGCGGAGTCAAGAAATCCTAAATTTCTATACAGAAGAACTGCAACAGAACATGGATTTTATTAATACAGACTTGCAAAACTCTGAGGACTCAATCTGTATATCTTTGCCATTATTTACCCCAAGTATTGAAGCATATGATTATGATTTAGAAGGCCTAGCACTTCAGAATAGCCGTGATAATGCTGATGATAATTCTGATAGTGAAAAGCATACTTTTGCTATCAAAACTGAAGACTCTATTGTGGTAAAAAAAGAAGTGATTGATGAAGATGATGATAATGTTATTGTGGTCATGAATGATAAAAAACCTTCTTTTTTAAAGCCTCAAGATGGGAATTTAGTTTTAGTTGATAAAGTTGAGGAAAAGAAATATATGAAGATGTTTGGATATTCTGATAAAGTTAAAATTGAAGTTGAGGTGGAGAAGAGTAAACAGCGGAGGAAACGAAGACCAATGTCGTACATGTTCTGCAGTCAGTGCCCTGTGAAGTATAGATTTGGAGCTAAATTGAAGGACCACATGAAAACTGAACATAACATTGATTTATTTCTTTGTCAG gTATGCAAAGCTACAATGGAAGATGAACAAGAATTCAACAACCATTTAAAAAcccacacaaacacacacatatGCGCAATCTGCAACATGGTCTTCAAGAAGAGAGACACCATCATCTCCCATCTCAAGAAACATGAAGCCATGGACCAAAGCACTATGGCTGGCTCACATATCTGTGAGCTGTGCGGGCAAGTGTTGGCAGACGAGGAACATTTGAGACAGCATTATGAGAAGAAACATGATAAGAAGTATACTTGCTATTATTGTGGAAAGATGTATAAAGGAGAAATAAGCTTTGATAGCCATATAAAGAAGCATGAAGAGCATTTGCGAGTTAAAAATAC GAACCTAACCCCAGCTACCAAGCCTCAAGAGAAACCtccaaagaagaagaagagattcCACTGCGACCTCTGCGGCGGAAACTTTGTAGACGAACGGGCCCTTCTGTGGCATACGAGGTTACATACTAATGAGCGCCCGCATATCTGTGAC ATCTGCGGACGCGGCTTCGTGTCAGTGAACCGCCGCAACCAGCACGCCAAGTGCGCGCACTCCGCTCCGTCCCGGCGCTGCCCGCTGTGCCCCTCGCTGTTCCACCTGCGCTCCATGGTCAACACGCACATCAAGAAGGTGAGCTACATACAGGTGTCTGCAGACGCGGCTCGGTCAGTGAACCGCCGCAACCAGCACGCCAAGTGCGCGCACTCCGCTCCGTCCCGGCGCTGCCCGCTGTGCCCCTCGCTGTTCCACCTGCGCTCCATGGTCAACACGCACATCAAGAAGGTGAGCTACATACAGGTGTCTGCAGACGCGGCTCGGTCAGTGAACCGCCGCAACCAGCACGCCAAGTGCGCGCACTCCGCTCCGTCCCGGCGCTGCCCGCTGTGCCCCTCGCTGTTCCACCTGCGCTCCATGGTCAACACGCACATCAAGAAGGTGAGCTACATACAGGTGTCTGCAGACGCGGCTCGGTCAGTGAACCGCCGCAACCAGCACGCCAAGTGCGCGCACTCCGCTCCGTCCCGGCGCTGCCCGCTGTGCCCCTCGCTGTTCCACCTGCGCTCCATGGTCAACACGCACATCAAAGAAGGTGAGCTACATACAGGTGTCTGCAGACGCGGCTCGGTCAGTGAACCGCCGCAACCAGCACGCCAAGTGCGCGCACTCCGCTCCGTCCCGGCGCTGCCCGCTGTGCCCCTCGCTGTTCCACCTGCGCTCCATGGTCAACACGCACATCAAGAAGGTGAGCTACATACAGGTGTCTGCAGACGCGGCTCGGTCAGTGAACCGCCGCAACCAGCACGCCAAGTGCGCGCACTCCGCTCCGTCCCGGCGCTGCCCGCTGTGCCCCTCGCTGTTCCACCTGCGCTCCATGGTCAACACGCACATCAAGAAGGTGAGCTACATACAGGTGTCTGCAGACGCGGCTCGGTCAGTGAACCGCCGCAACCAGCACGCCAAGTGCGCGCACTCCGCTCCGTCCCGGCGCTGCCCGCTGTGCCCCTCGCTGTTCCACCTGCGCTCCATGGTCAACACGCACATCAAGAAG GTACATCTTAA
- the LOC133531218 gene encoding transcription factor grauzone-like isoform X1 — translation MASSVDLKVVIQHIVNGTLADNLCLICLKPLDELNEHILTTICKEGKEYCIADVLEQVCQVKFSDVIQNRVCSDCFVTASAAYKFFLSTKRSQEILNFYTEELQQNMDFINTDLQNSEDSICISLPLFTPSIEAYDYDLEGLALQNSRDNADDNSDSEKHTFAIKTEDSIVVKKEVIDEDDDNVIVVMNDKKPSFLKPQDGNLVLVDKVEEKKYMKMFGYSDKVKIEVEVEKSKQRRKRRPMSYMFCSQCPVKYRFGAKLKDHMKTEHNIDLFLCQVCKATMEDEQEFNNHLKTHTNTHICAICNMVFKKRDTIISHLKKHEAMDQSTMAGSHICELCGQVLADEEHLRQHYEKKHDKKYTCYYCGKMYKGEISFDSHIKKHEEHLRVKNTNLTPATKPQEKPPKKKKRFHCDLCGGNFVDERALLWHTRLHTNERPHICDICGRGFVSVNRRNQHAKCAHSAPSRRCPLCPSLFHLRSMVNTHIKKVSYIQVSADAARSVNRRNQHAKCAHSAPSRRCPLCPSLFHLRSMVNTHIKKVSYIQVSADAARSVNRRNQHAKCAHSAPSRRCPLCPSLFHLRSMVNTHIKKVSYIQVSADAARSVNRRNQHAKCAHSAPSRRCPLCPSLFHLRSMVNTHIKEGELHTGVCRRGSVSEPPQPARQVRALRSVPALPAVPLAVPPALHGQHAHQEGELHTGVCRRGSVSEPPQPARQVRALRSVPALPAVPLAVPPALHGQHAHQEGELHTGVCRRGSVSEPPQPARQVRALRSVPALPAVPLAVPPALHGQHAHQEGELHTGVCRRGSVSEPPQPARQVRALRSVPALPAVPLAVPPALHGVVTKCSVANPRN, via the exons ATGGCGAGTTCCGTGGACCTTAAAGTTGTTATCCAACACATCGTAAACGGTACCTTGGCAGATAATTTGTGTCTAATTTGCTTGAAGCCGCTGGATGAGCTGAATGAACATATTTTGACTACAATATGCAAAGAAGGAAAGGAATATTGCATAGCAGATGTTTTAGAGCAGGTTTGCCAAGTTAAG TTTTCAGATGTAATTCAAAACAGAGTGTGTTCCGATTGCTTTGTAACAGCATCAGCTGCCTATAAATTCTTTCTCTCGACCAAGCGGAGTCAAGAAATCCTAAATTTCTATACAGAAGAACTGCAACAGAACATGGATTTTATTAATACAGACTTGCAAAACTCTGAGGACTCAATCTGTATATCTTTGCCATTATTTACCCCAAGTATTGAAGCATATGATTATGATTTAGAAGGCCTAGCACTTCAGAATAGCCGTGATAATGCTGATGATAATTCTGATAGTGAAAAGCATACTTTTGCTATCAAAACTGAAGACTCTATTGTGGTAAAAAAAGAAGTGATTGATGAAGATGATGATAATGTTATTGTGGTCATGAATGATAAAAAACCTTCTTTTTTAAAGCCTCAAGATGGGAATTTAGTTTTAGTTGATAAAGTTGAGGAAAAGAAATATATGAAGATGTTTGGATATTCTGATAAAGTTAAAATTGAAGTTGAGGTGGAGAAGAGTAAACAGCGGAGGAAACGAAGACCAATGTCGTACATGTTCTGCAGTCAGTGCCCTGTGAAGTATAGATTTGGAGCTAAATTGAAGGACCACATGAAAACTGAACATAACATTGATTTATTTCTTTGTCAG gTATGCAAAGCTACAATGGAAGATGAACAAGAATTCAACAACCATTTAAAAAcccacacaaacacacacatatGCGCAATCTGCAACATGGTCTTCAAGAAGAGAGACACCATCATCTCCCATCTCAAGAAACATGAAGCCATGGACCAAAGCACTATGGCTGGCTCACATATCTGTGAGCTGTGCGGGCAAGTGTTGGCAGACGAGGAACATTTGAGACAGCATTATGAGAAGAAACATGATAAGAAGTATACTTGCTATTATTGTGGAAAGATGTATAAAGGAGAAATAAGCTTTGATAGCCATATAAAGAAGCATGAAGAGCATTTGCGAGTTAAAAATAC GAACCTAACCCCAGCTACCAAGCCTCAAGAGAAACCtccaaagaagaagaagagattcCACTGCGACCTCTGCGGCGGAAACTTTGTAGACGAACGGGCCCTTCTGTGGCATACGAGGTTACATACTAATGAGCGCCCGCATATCTGTGAC ATCTGCGGACGCGGCTTCGTGTCAGTGAACCGCCGCAACCAGCACGCCAAGTGCGCGCACTCCGCTCCGTCCCGGCGCTGCCCGCTGTGCCCCTCGCTGTTCCACCTGCGCTCCATGGTCAACACGCACATCAAGAAGGTGAGCTACATACAGGTGTCTGCAGACGCGGCTCGGTCAGTGAACCGCCGCAACCAGCACGCCAAGTGCGCGCACTCCGCTCCGTCCCGGCGCTGCCCGCTGTGCCCCTCGCTGTTCCACCTGCGCTCCATGGTCAACACGCACATCAAGAAGGTGAGCTACATACAGGTGTCTGCAGACGCGGCTCGGTCAGTGAACCGCCGCAACCAGCACGCCAAGTGCGCGCACTCCGCTCCGTCCCGGCGCTGCCCGCTGTGCCCCTCGCTGTTCCACCTGCGCTCCATGGTCAACACGCACATCAAGAAGGTGAGCTACATACAGGTGTCTGCAGACGCGGCTCGGTCAGTGAACCGCCGCAACCAGCACGCCAAGTGCGCGCACTCCGCTCCGTCCCGGCGCTGCCCGCTGTGCCCCTCGCTGTTCCACCTGCGCTCCATGGTCAACACGCACATCAAAGAAGGTGAGCTACATACAGGTGTCTGCAGACGCGGCTCGGTCAGTGAACCGCCGCAACCAGCACGCCAAGTGCGCGCACTCCGCTCCGTCCCGGCGCTGCCCGCTGTGCCCCTCGCTGTTCCACCTGCGCTCCATGGTCAACACGCACATCAAGAAGGTGAGCTACATACAGGTGTCTGCAGACGCGGCTCGGTCAGTGAACCGCCGCAACCAGCACGCCAAGTGCGCGCACTCCGCTCCGTCCCGGCGCTGCCCGCTGTGCCCCTCGCTGTTCCACCTGCGCTCCATGGTCAACACGCACATCAAGAAGGTGAGCTACATACAGGTGTCTGCAGACGCGGCTCGGTCAGTGAACCGCCGCAACCAGCACGCCAAGTGCGCGCACTCCGCTCCGTCCCGGCGCTGCCCGCTGTGCCCCTCGCTGTTCCACCTGCGCTCCATGGTCAACACGCACATCAAGAAGGTGAGCTACATACAGGTGTCTGCAGACGCGGCTCGGTCAGTGAACCGCCGCAACCAGCACGCCAAGTGCGCGCACTCCGCTCCGTCCCGGCGCTGCCCGCTGTGCCCCTCGCTGTTCCACCTGCGCTCCATGGTGTCGTGACTAAATGCTCGGTAGCTAATCCCAGGAATTGA